In Brachybacterium fresconis, the genomic stretch GATCCTGCCCGACGCGCTCGCCGGACGCGATGTGCTGGCCCGCGCCGAGACCGGATCCGGCAAGACCCTCGCCTTCACGCTCGCGATGACCTCGCGCTTCCGGGGGCGCAAGGTGCACCGCAAGCGCCCCCTCGGCGTCGTGCTGGTGCCCACGCGCGAGCTCGCCGTCCAGGTCGTCGACACCATCCACCCCTTCGCCCGCGCGGTCGGGATCAGGGCACAGCTGGTCTCCGGCGGCATGAACATCGAGAAGCAGGCCGATGCCGTCGCCCGCGGCGTGGAGATCATCGTCGCCACCCCGGGCCGTCTGATCGATCTGGCCGAGCGCGGCGCCCTGCAGCTGGACCTGGTGGAGACCACCGTCATCGACGAGGCCGATCACATGGCCGATCTCGGGTTCCTGCCCGATGTGCGCGACATCCTGGCCGCCATCCCGATGGGGACGCAGAAGATGCTCTTCTCGGCCACCCTCGACGGGCAGGTCGAGGAGATCGTCGACGCCTTCCTGGTCGACCCCGTCAGCCACGAGACCACCCCCGTCGCCGCGGCGGTGACCTCGATGGACCACCACGTGCTCGCCATCGAGCCCTCCGCGAAGCGGGAGGTCACGGCGCAGCTGGCCGCGCGGGAGGGACGCACCCTGCTGTTCACCCGGACCCAGCTCGGGGCCGAACGGGTCGCCCAGGAGCTGGTGGAGGTCGGGGTGCCGGCGGCGGCCCTGCACGGGAACAAGCAGCAGGGACTGCGCACGAACGTGCTCGCCGGGTTCCGGCAGGGCGCCTTCCCGGTGCTGGTCGCGACCGACGTCGCCGCCCGCGGCCTGCACATCGACGACATCGGCATGGTCATCCACGTCGACCCCTCGGACGACGTCAAGGAGTACGTCCACCGCTCCGGCCGCACGGCCCGCGCGGGCGCCGCCGGCGTCGTGGTCACCCTCGCCCTGCCGCATCAGGTCTCCCGGACCCGCCGCGTCGTCGGCGAGGCCGGGGTCGAGGCCGGCTGGGCCGACGTCGCCGCGGCCGAGGAGCCGGCGCTCGATGAGCTCGGCGGCCGCGCCCCGGCGGGGGAGCCCGCCGAGGACCCGACCCTGGTGAAGTACAAGGGCGCTCCGCGCAAGCTGGACCTCACCCGCCGCGGCGGGGCGGATGCGCGCCGCGCCGACGAGCGCCGCGCCAACGAGGAGCGCAGGGCCTCCTGGGAGGAGGCTTCCGAGCCCGATCCCCGGGGCGCGCGCCCCGGGCGCGGTGGGGCGGGGCCCCGCCGTGGCGGGCCGAGCGGCGGCGGGGCCGGGTCCGGGAAAACTCGTTCCGGCAAGAGCGCCGCCGCACGGTCCGGTGCCGGCCCGCGCGGCGACGGCAAGGCCCCGGGCGGCAAGCGCGACGCAGGCGGCAAGGGCGGCAAGGGCGGCGCAGGCGGCCGGCCGGCCGCCGGCGGGCGGGGATCCGGCGGTGGCCGTGGCGCCGCCGGCGGTCGCCGCGGTGGTTCCGCCCCGCCGGGACGCGGCGGACGCCGAGGAGGTTCCCGATGAGCATCAGCACCTTCGACATGTTCAAGATCGGCATCGGCCCCTCCAGCTCGCACACCGTCGGCCCGATGCGCGCCGCCGCGCAGTTCGCCCGCGAGGT encodes the following:
- a CDS encoding DEAD/DEAH box helicase produces the protein MPKARRRSAHSSERFEDMALPDELLGVLAEQGLARAFDIQSAILPDALAGRDVLARAETGSGKTLAFTLAMTSRFRGRKVHRKRPLGVVLVPTRELAVQVVDTIHPFARAVGIRAQLVSGGMNIEKQADAVARGVEIIVATPGRLIDLAERGALQLDLVETTVIDEADHMADLGFLPDVRDILAAIPMGTQKMLFSATLDGQVEEIVDAFLVDPVSHETTPVAAAVTSMDHHVLAIEPSAKREVTAQLAAREGRTLLFTRTQLGAERVAQELVEVGVPAAALHGNKQQGLRTNVLAGFRQGAFPVLVATDVAARGLHIDDIGMVIHVDPSDDVKEYVHRSGRTARAGAAGVVVTLALPHQVSRTRRVVGEAGVEAGWADVAAAEEPALDELGGRAPAGEPAEDPTLVKYKGAPRKLDLTRRGGADARRADERRANEERRASWEEASEPDPRGARPGRGGAGPRRGGPSGGGAGSGKTRSGKSAAARSGAGPRGDGKAPGGKRDAGGKGGKGGAGGRPAAGGRGSGGGRGAAGGRRGGSAPPGRGGRRGGSR